A genome region from Synechococcales cyanobacterium T60_A2020_003 includes the following:
- a CDS encoding phage integrase N-terminal SAM-like domain-containing protein, whose amino-acid sequence MSNPSNPPKLLEEVRDVLRRRHYSYQTEKTYIYWIKRFIAFHHMKPPRDMGASEIETFLTHPAVDQNVTPSTQNQALSALIFLYRDVYQWDTNWGLNAERATPTRYLPTVLTPDEARRILNTLPGVYQLVAKVLYGSGLRLSEGLRLRVKDLDFGQH is encoded by the coding sequence ATGTCAAACCCATCAAACCCTCCAAAATTACTCGAAGAGGTGCGGGATGTCCTGCGCCGCAGGCACTACTCCTACCAAACTGAAAAAACCTACATTTACTGGATTAAACGCTTCATTGCCTTCCATCATATGAAGCCCCCACGGGACATGGGCGCATCTGAAATAGAAACATTTCTCACCCACCCCGCCGTTGATCAAAACGTGACCCCATCTACTCAAAATCAAGCCCTCAGTGCGCTGATATTTCTATATCGCGATGTGTACCAATGGGATACCAACTGGGGCTTAAACGCAGAGCGAGCCACACCGACCCGCTACCTACCCACAGTGCTCACCCCAGACGAAGCCCGCCGCATTCTCAACACCCTTCCCGGCGTTTATCAACTCGTTGCCAAAGTGCTTTACGGTAGCGGTTTGCGTCTCAGTGAAGGATTAAGATTACGAGTCAAAGATTTAGACTTTGGGCAACACTAA